Proteins encoded within one genomic window of Eurosta solidaginis isolate ZX-2024a chromosome 1, ASM4086904v1, whole genome shotgun sequence:
- the LOC137236813 gene encoding J domain-containing protein CG6693-like, translating into MGLLDLCDEYFGERDIYKLLELEKSALPKDIKKAYYKLSLQVHPDRVKDEEKSTATEKFKVLSKVYQVLSDKQKRDLYDEQGVIDDEDDMEGKLNSWLELWRQIFKPLTVEDISNYQKSYIDSELERNDMKKAYLNGKGCINHMMNEVPFLNVENEPRMQKIIREMIDAGEVPEFKIFTDEPTNKRRRRHKKYARESEEAEEIKKKMQNDNNSLERQIMERNKSRESNFDSFMDKLMEKYGGEDAEDDSEVFDICGKVKSKKSSSRKKPKGTPKTNGVKKGRVQKNRK; encoded by the coding sequence ATGGGATTATTAGATTTATGTGACGAATATTTTGGCGAACGGGATATATATAAGCTGCTCGAACTGGAAAAATCTGCATTACCCAAAGATATAAAAAAGGCCTACTACAAATTATCGCTTCAAGTGCATCCCGATCGTGTTAAGGATGAGGAGAAATCCACTGCAACAGAAAAATTCAAAGTTCTATCAAAGGTATATCAAGTACTTTCGGATAAACAAAAACGTGATTTATATGACGAACAAGGCGTCATAGACGACGAAGATGATATGGAGGGTAAACTGAACTCGTGGTTGGAATTATGGCGTCAAATATTTAAGCCGCTCACTGTAGAGGACATTTCGAATTATCAAAAATCATACATAGACTCCGAATTGGAACGAAATGATATGAAAAAAGCATATTTAAATGGCAAAGGTTGCATAAATCATATGATGAATGAAGTGCCATTCCTTAATGTGGAAAATGAGCCGCGCATGCAAAAAATCATTCGCGAAATGATTGATGCCGGGGAAGTGCcagaatttaaaatatttaccgATGAGCCAACTAATAAACGCCGTCGCAGGCACAAGAAATATGCACGTGAATCTGAAGAAGCAGAAGAGAttaagaaaaaaatgcaaaacgaTAATAATAGTCTGGAAAGGCAAATTATGGAACGTAATAAGTCGCGAGAGTCTAACTTTGATTCGTTCATGGATAAATTAATGGAAAAATATGGTGGCGAAGATGCTGAGGACGACTCAGAGGTGTTCGATATTTGCGGTAAAGTTAAGTCGAAGAAATCATCTTCAAGAAAGAAACCAAAGGGTACACCTAAGACGAATGGCGTAAAAAAAGGCAGGGTTCAAAAAAATCGCAAGTAG